One genomic segment of [Phormidium] sp. ETS-05 includes these proteins:
- a CDS encoding sirohydrochlorin chelatase yields MVILNPNTTPSKLALELPSLPLARPLLAIGHGTRDDEGRQSFLDFVNTYRDLDPSRPVVPCFLELTGPSIQEGIDWCVAQGYQQISALAILLFAARHNKFDVTNELDRALQRHPHLEFYYGRPLGIEPEIVQLWQQRLDALDTPEQNPQGISRSDTVLLFVGRGASDPDANGDACKMARILWEGSGYQTVETCFIGITHPRLEEGFRRALLYQPKRIIVLPYFLFTGALVKKIYQISAHHQSHHPEIQITCLPEMGIQPQLLSLLRQREIEIQLGQVQMNCQMCKFRLAALDGDNHHHHHDHHHHHDHHHHHHDHHHGEGHSHAPQDPYAEPEQYHQRIWQTP; encoded by the coding sequence ATGGTAATACTCAATCCAAACACAACCCCGTCCAAACTGGCACTGGAATTGCCGTCTCTACCTTTAGCAAGACCCCTGCTGGCGATCGGACACGGGACCAGAGACGACGAAGGACGCCAGAGCTTTCTAGATTTTGTCAACACCTATCGGGACTTAGACCCCTCCCGCCCCGTAGTGCCTTGCTTTCTCGAACTCACCGGTCCCTCCATTCAAGAAGGGATTGATTGGTGCGTCGCCCAAGGATATCAGCAAATATCCGCCCTAGCGATACTATTATTTGCCGCTCGCCATAACAAATTTGATGTCACCAACGAACTAGACCGGGCTCTGCAGCGACATCCACACCTAGAGTTTTACTATGGCCGGCCCCTTGGCATCGAGCCAGAGATTGTCCAACTGTGGCAACAGCGTTTAGACGCACTCGATACACCGGAACAGAACCCCCAAGGCATCTCCCGGTCTGACACCGTTCTCCTCTTCGTCGGACGTGGCGCCTCGGACCCCGACGCCAACGGCGACGCCTGCAAAATGGCCCGCATCCTCTGGGAAGGCAGCGGCTATCAAACCGTAGAAACCTGCTTCATCGGTATCACCCACCCCCGGCTAGAAGAAGGTTTCCGCCGCGCTCTGTTATACCAACCCAAGCGCATCATCGTCCTGCCTTACTTCCTATTCACCGGTGCCTTAGTCAAAAAAATTTACCAAATTAGCGCCCACCATCAATCCCATCATCCCGAAATTCAGATTACTTGCCTGCCAGAGATGGGCATCCAACCCCAACTGCTCTCCCTCCTCCGCCAGCGAGAAATCGAAATTCAACTCGGACAAGTGCAGATGAATTGCCAGATGTGCAAATTCCGTCTGGCGGCTCTTGATGGGGATAACCACCACCATCATCACGACCACCATCATCATCACGACCACCACCACCATCACCACGACCACCACCACGGTGAGGGTCACAGCCATGCACCCCAAGACCCCTATGCCGAACCGGAGCAATACCACCAGCGGATTTGGCAAACACCTTAA
- a CDS encoding cyclic nucleotide-binding domain-containing protein, translating into MEQITAFLEKLLSKAGAVFSSPVFQLGGNSVSVESILALVVAIVLVFLVSRWTRNFLKDNLLVKANMDRGNREAISTIASYLVGILGIIVSLQSIGFNLASLAVVAGGLGVGIGFGLQDITNNFISGLILLIYRPIKVGDYIEWEWMESTTLKGTVREISLRSTLVSTPNGGDVVLPNSQLVGNQILNWSYQDFKGQIRIPVQTSEDSDTIAVIETMLNSAYMQPDVLYDPSPKVNFLGSVDGTSTFELLVWVERIDQEEEVKNYLNLIIDYNLRQQGLKGKNTESVQTATISIRELLRKVIYFQNFSDLQLLELIEVGYRKRLLDGDILFRENDPGDAFYIILSGSVEVYVEKLNKHLVTLEAGKFFGELALMLGIPRSASVRAVTDAVLFAINDKGFKSLLRENPDLYEIIVRELAKHQEELTQRQEELRKLGLLDDKENEQNPVTWMRNRLKKLFCM; encoded by the coding sequence ATGGAACAGATAACAGCATTTTTAGAGAAATTGTTATCGAAGGCGGGGGCTGTGTTTTCCTCCCCCGTGTTTCAACTGGGGGGCAATTCGGTATCTGTGGAGTCGATATTGGCTCTGGTAGTGGCGATCGTCCTGGTTTTTTTGGTCAGTCGCTGGACGCGAAATTTTCTCAAAGACAACTTGCTGGTCAAAGCCAATATGGACCGGGGCAACCGGGAGGCCATATCCACGATCGCCAGCTACCTAGTTGGCATCTTAGGCATCATCGTCAGCCTCCAAAGCATCGGCTTTAACCTCGCTTCCTTGGCAGTAGTCGCTGGCGGTTTAGGCGTCGGTATCGGCTTTGGACTCCAAGATATCACCAATAACTTTATCTCCGGTCTGATTTTGCTCATCTATCGGCCCATCAAAGTCGGAGATTACATCGAATGGGAGTGGATGGAATCTACCACCTTGAAAGGCACTGTCCGGGAAATTTCCCTGCGTTCCACGCTCGTCAGTACCCCCAATGGCGGCGATGTGGTACTCCCCAACAGCCAACTGGTGGGCAACCAAATTCTCAACTGGAGTTATCAAGACTTTAAAGGTCAAATTCGCATCCCAGTGCAAACCAGTGAAGATAGCGACACGATCGCCGTCATCGAAACCATGCTGAATTCTGCTTATATGCAGCCCGATGTTTTATACGACCCCTCCCCCAAAGTCAATTTTTTAGGCAGTGTTGATGGCACGTCCACCTTTGAATTACTCGTATGGGTAGAACGCATCGACCAAGAAGAAGAAGTCAAAAATTATTTAAACTTAATTATCGATTATAACCTCCGCCAGCAAGGTCTCAAAGGAAAAAATACAGAATCAGTACAAACCGCCACTATCTCCATTAGGGAACTCCTCAGAAAAGTCATTTATTTTCAAAACTTTAGCGACTTGCAATTACTAGAATTAATCGAAGTCGGCTATAGAAAACGATTGCTAGATGGAGATATTTTATTTCGGGAAAACGACCCAGGAGACGCCTTCTATATTATCCTCAGCGGTTCCGTAGAGGTATATGTAGAAAAATTGAACAAACACCTAGTCACTCTCGAAGCCGGGAAATTTTTTGGCGAGCTAGCCCTCATGCTGGGAATTCCTCGCAGCGCTTCCGTCAGAGCCGTTACGGATGCAGTTTTATTCGCCATCAATGACAAAGGTTTTAAAAGCCTGTTGCGGGAAAACCCCGATTTATATGAAATCATCGTCCGGGAACTGGCCAAACATCAAGAAGAATTAACCCAAAGGCAAGAAGAATTGCGCAAATTAGGATTATTAGACGACAAAGAAAATGAGCAAAATCCGGTCACATGGATGCGCAATCGCTTGAAAAAATTGTTTTGTATGTAA
- the sipA gene encoding regulatory protein SipA, whose amino-acid sequence MTKEITVGQKVRVVAMPPYVKTAEPMPMLRPPNLIQLGEEGVVLDRRPGGYWGVRFEKGAFLIDSQYIEAVDIDN is encoded by the coding sequence ATGACAAAAGAAATTACTGTCGGTCAAAAAGTGCGGGTGGTGGCGATGCCCCCCTACGTGAAGACCGCCGAACCCATGCCCATGCTGCGTCCGCCCAATTTAATTCAGTTGGGCGAGGAGGGGGTCGTTTTAGACCGCCGTCCTGGAGGTTATTGGGGAGTAAGATTTGAAAAAGGCGCTTTTTTGATTGACAGTCAATATATAGAAGCCGTGGATATTGACAATTGA